The proteins below come from a single Streptococcus hyointestinalis genomic window:
- the rpmJ gene encoding 50S ribosomal protein L36, with translation MKVRPSVKPICEYCKVIRRNGRVMVICPSNPKHKQRQG, from the coding sequence ATGAAGGTAAGACCATCGGTTAAACCAATTTGCGAATACTGCAAAGTTATTCGTCGTAACGGTCGTGTTATGGTAATTTGTCCATCAAATCCAAAACACAAACAACGTCAAGGATAA
- the rpsE gene encoding 30S ribosomal protein S5 produces the protein MAFKDNAVEIEERVVAINRVTKVVKGGRRLRFAALVVVGDRNGRVGFGTGKAQEVPEAIRKAVDAAKKNMIEVPMVGTTIPHEVRSEFGGARVLLKPAAEGSGVAAGGAVRAVIELAGVADITSKSLGSNTPINIVRATVEGLKQLKRAEEVAALRGISVSDLA, from the coding sequence ATGGCATTTAAAGACAATGCAGTAGAAATTGAAGAACGCGTTGTTGCGATTAACCGTGTTACAAAAGTTGTTAAAGGTGGACGTCGTCTTCGTTTTGCAGCTCTTGTAGTTGTTGGTGATCGTAATGGTCGTGTTGGTTTCGGTACCGGTAAAGCTCAAGAAGTACCTGAAGCTATTCGTAAAGCAGTTGACGCTGCTAAGAAAAATATGATTGAAGTGCCAATGGTTGGGACAACAATTCCTCACGAAGTACGCTCTGAATTTGGTGGTGCTCGTGTATTGTTGAAACCAGCCGCTGAAGGTTCTGGGGTAGCTGCTGGTGGTGCGGTTCGTGCCGTCATCGAATTGGCAGGTGTTGCAGACATTACTTCAAAATCATTAGGTTCAAACACTCCAATCAACATTGTTCGTGCAACTGTTGAAGGATTGAAACAATTGAAACGTGCTGAAGAAGTTGCTGCTCTTCGTGGCATCTCAGTTTCTGACTTGGCTTAA
- a CDS encoding DNA-directed RNA polymerase subunit alpha, with the protein MIEFEKPLITKIDENKDYGKFVIEPLERGYGTTLGNSLRRVLLSSLPGAAVTSIKIDGVLHEFDTIPGVREDVMQIILNVKGLAVKSYVEDEKMIELDVEGPAEVTAGDILTDSDIEIVNPDHYLFTIAEGHSLKATMTVAKNRGYVPAEGNKKDDAPVGTLAVDSIYTPVKKVNYQVEPARVGSNDGFDKLTVEIMTNGTIIPEDALGLSARILIEHLNLFTDLTEVAKTTEVMKEAEQVNDEKVLDRTIEELDLSVRSYNCLKRAGINTVLDLTEKTEPEMMKVRNLGRKSLEEVKVKLAELGLGLKNDK; encoded by the coding sequence ATGATTGAGTTTGAAAAACCATTGATAACAAAAATTGATGAAAATAAAGATTACGGCAAATTTGTTATCGAACCACTTGAACGTGGTTACGGAACAACTTTGGGAAATTCTCTTCGTCGTGTTCTCTTGTCCTCACTTCCAGGTGCGGCAGTAACATCTATCAAAATTGATGGTGTTTTACACGAGTTTGATACTATCCCAGGTGTCCGTGAAGATGTCATGCAAATTATCCTTAATGTAAAAGGACTCGCTGTAAAGTCTTACGTCGAAGACGAAAAGATGATTGAACTTGATGTCGAAGGTCCAGCAGAAGTAACTGCAGGAGACATTTTGACAGATAGTGATATTGAAATTGTTAACCCTGATCATTATCTTTTTACAATTGCTGAGGGACATTCTCTTAAAGCGACAATGACTGTGGCTAAAAACCGTGGTTATGTACCAGCTGAAGGCAATAAAAAAGACGATGCACCAGTGGGAACTTTGGCTGTTGATTCTATCTACACTCCAGTCAAAAAGGTTAATTATCAGGTTGAACCGGCTCGTGTCGGAAGTAATGACGGCTTTGATAAATTAACTGTTGAAATCATGACAAATGGCACAATCATTCCTGAAGATGCTCTCGGTCTTTCAGCACGTATCCTTATCGAACACTTGAATCTCTTTACTGACTTGACAGAAGTGGCTAAAACAACTGAAGTCATGAAAGAAGCAGAGCAAGTCAATGATGAAAAAGTGCTTGACCGTACAATCGAAGAGCTTGATTTGTCAGTTCGTTCTTACAACTGTCTCAAACGTGCTGGTATCAATACCGTACTTGATTTGACAGAAAAGACTGAACCTGAGATGATGAAAGTCCGTAACCTTGGACGTAAGAGTCTTGAAGAAGTCAAAGTAAAATTGGCTGAACTAGGTCTTGGACTCAAAAACGATAAATAA
- a CDS encoding adenylate kinase: protein MNLLIMGLPGAGKGTQAAKIVEEFGVAHISTGDMFRAAMANKTEMGVLAKSYIDKGELVPDEVTNGIVKERLAESDIAEKGFLLDGYPRTIEQAYALDETLKALGLKLDGVINIEVNPDSLVERLSGRIIHKETGETFHKVFNPPVGDYNEDDYYQREDDKPETVKRRLDVNIAQGAPIIEHYRKAGIVSDIQGNQEIDAVFADIEKAIAAMK from the coding sequence ATGAATCTTTTAATCATGGGGCTACCAGGTGCTGGTAAAGGGACTCAGGCAGCAAAAATTGTTGAGGAATTTGGTGTGGCGCATATTTCGACAGGGGATATGTTCCGTGCAGCAATGGCAAACAAGACTGAAATGGGTGTGCTTGCAAAAAGCTATATCGACAAGGGTGAGCTTGTTCCAGATGAAGTGACAAATGGTATTGTCAAAGAGCGTCTTGCTGAGTCTGATATTGCTGAAAAGGGCTTCTTGCTGGATGGTTACCCACGTACTATTGAGCAAGCTTATGCGCTTGATGAAACACTTAAAGCACTAGGTCTTAAATTGGATGGTGTTATCAATATCGAAGTTAATCCAGACAGCTTGGTTGAGCGTTTGAGTGGACGTATTATTCACAAGGAAACAGGTGAAACTTTCCACAAAGTCTTTAATCCACCAGTAGGGGACTACAATGAAGACGATTATTACCAACGTGAAGATGATAAACCTGAGACTGTAAAACGTCGCTTGGATGTCAATATTGCTCAAGGAGCACCAATTATTGAACACTATCGCAAAGCTGGTATCGTCTCAGATATTCAAGGTAATCAAGAAATCGATGCTGTTTTTGCAGATATTGAAAAAGCTATCGCAGCGATGAAATAA
- the rpsM gene encoding 30S ribosomal protein S13 translates to MARIAGVDIPNDKRVVISLTYVYGIGLATSKKILAAAGVSEDIRVKDLTSDQEDAIRREVDAIKVEGDLRREVNLNIKRLMEIGSYRGIRHRRGLPVRGQNTKNNARTRKGKAVAIAGKKK, encoded by the coding sequence ATGGCTCGTATTGCTGGAGTTGATATTCCAAATGACAAACGTGTAGTAATTTCATTAACTTATGTTTATGGTATCGGACTTGCAACATCTAAAAAAATCTTGGCAGCAGCTGGTGTATCTGAAGACATCCGTGTGAAAGATTTGACATCTGATCAAGAAGACGCAATCCGTCGTGAAGTGGATGCCATCAAAGTTGAAGGTGACCTTCGTCGTGAAGTGAACTTGAACATTAAACGTTTGATGGAAATCGGTTCATACCGTGGAATTCGTCACCGTCGTGGACTTCCTGTCCGTGGACAAAACACTAAAAACAATGCTCGCACTCGTAAAGGTAAAGCTGTTGCGATTGCAGGTAAGAAAAAATAA
- a CDS encoding glycoside hydrolase family 13 protein produces the protein MTADWYKYATGYQIYPRSFLDTNGDGIGDIQGVIEKLPYLKQLGVDFIWINPVFKSPNKDNGYDISDYQDINPEYGTLDDVRELVDEAHALGLKVLFDLVVNHTSDKHPWFCASRSSKDNHYRDFYHWVEGKEDCPPNNWKSFKGESAWTYDETTQSYYLHIFDKSQPDLNWKNPKLRQAIYDMIQFWFDFGIDGFRLDAISHLQKAAYDRQVTDWEGDGPWGPFMNVEGIKTYMTELKALFDANGALTVGEASGVRSPEASSWTGDGGYMTMIFEWEHNARDADNHGSIPDFIAVLNRWQKDMDPGGWCGLYLENHDIPRIVQSFGDGSVAASKAFAVAYFLLRGTPFIYQGQEIAMSGLHFTELSQLDSVTVRDVKAYDSYIEKGLTPQEALDKVSAWSRDHARSPMQWDDSPKAGFTSAEPWLMLSSNYTERNVKKALSDKNSTFYLYQKLIALRHESKLIAEGHYCPVDEGNAAVFAYQRILGDEELLVMANLTRHTALLKLPDSILENDWQEIDLGQDVSCETLTKELSLPAYAYHVFEKRQ, from the coding sequence ATGACAGCTGACTGGTACAAATACGCAACGGGTTATCAGATTTACCCACGTAGTTTCCTAGATACCAATGGGGATGGTATCGGGGACATTCAAGGAGTGATTGAGAAACTACCTTATCTCAAACAACTAGGGGTGGACTTTATCTGGATCAATCCTGTCTTTAAATCGCCCAATAAGGACAATGGCTATGACATCTCGGATTATCAAGACATCAATCCAGAGTATGGGACGCTTGATGATGTGCGTGAGCTAGTGGATGAGGCGCATGCGCTTGGGCTCAAGGTTCTTTTTGACCTTGTGGTCAATCACACGTCTGATAAGCACCCTTGGTTTTGTGCGTCACGCTCGTCTAAGGACAACCACTACCGTGACTTTTACCACTGGGTGGAGGGCAAAGAGGACTGCCCGCCCAATAACTGGAAGTCATTTAAGGGCGAGTCGGCTTGGACTTACGATGAGACGACGCAGAGCTATTACCTGCATATCTTTGACAAGAGTCAGCCAGATCTCAACTGGAAAAATCCCAAGCTCAGACAGGCAATCTACGACATGATTCAGTTTTGGTTTGACTTTGGCATTGACGGTTTTCGCTTGGATGCCATTAGTCATCTGCAAAAGGCAGCTTATGACAGACAAGTGACGGACTGGGAGGGGGATGGTCCTTGGGGACCTTTTATGAATGTCGAGGGAATCAAGACTTACATGACAGAGCTTAAGGCGCTTTTTGACGCAAATGGTGCTCTGACGGTCGGTGAGGCAAGTGGTGTGCGCAGTCCCGAAGCTAGCAGCTGGACAGGTGATGGTGGCTATATGACCATGATTTTTGAGTGGGAGCATAATGCTAGAGATGCTGATAATCATGGTAGTATCCCTGACTTTATCGCTGTGCTTAACCGCTGGCAAAAGGATATGGATCCTGGCGGTTGGTGCGGGCTTTATTTGGAAAATCATGACATTCCTCGTATCGTCCAGTCCTTTGGTGATGGGTCTGTGGCAGCTAGTAAAGCTTTTGCTGTAGCCTATTTTCTCTTGCGGGGCACACCGTTTATCTACCAAGGGCAGGAGATTGCCATGTCTGGGCTTCATTTCACGGAGCTTAGCCAGCTGGATAGTGTAACGGTGCGTGATGTCAAGGCCTACGATAGCTATATAGAAAAGGGATTGACGCCACAGGAGGCGCTTGATAAGGTCAGTGCTTGGTCACGAGACCATGCTAGAAGCCCTATGCAGTGGGATGACAGCCCTAAAGCGGGCTTTACTAGTGCAGAGCCTTGGCTGATGCTAAGTAGCAACTATACTGAACGTAATGTTAAAAAAGCGCTGTCTGATAAGAACTCAACATTCTACCTCTACCAGAAACTCATCGCACTACGACATGAGAGCAAGCTGATAGCAGAGGGGCATTATTGTCCTGTTGATGAGGGCAATGCAGCTGTTTTTGCTTACCAGCGTATCTTAGGTGATGAAGAGCTGCTAGTCATGGCAAATCTGACCAGGCACACAGCCCTCCTAAAATTACCAGATAGCATTTTAGAAAATGACTGGCAAGAAATCGACCTCGGTCAAGACGTTTCTTGTGAAACACTAACCAAAGAACTCAGCTTGCCAGCTTATGCCTATCATGTTTTTGAAAAGAGACAGTAA
- the secE gene encoding preprotein translocase subunit SecE: MKFITGTFRVLRDTTWPNRKQRWTDFIAILEYTAFFAVIIYIFDKLLQLGLMKLLEFFR; this comes from the coding sequence GTGAAGTTTATTACAGGGACATTTAGAGTCTTGCGTGATACGACTTGGCCAAATCGTAAGCAACGTTGGACAGACTTCATCGCCATCTTAGAATACACTGCCTTTTTCGCAGTGATTATCTACATCTTTGACAAGCTTTTACAGCTCGGCTTGATGAAGTTACTTGAATTTTTCAGATAA
- the rpmD gene encoding 50S ribosomal protein L30, producing MAQIKITLTKSPIGRKPEQRKTVVALGLGKLNSSVVKEDTPAIRGMVNAVSHLVTVEEA from the coding sequence ATGGCTCAAATTAAAATTACTTTGACTAAGTCTCCAATCGGACGCAAACCAGAACAACGTAAAACAGTTGTTGCCCTTGGACTTGGTAAATTGAACTCTTCAGTTGTTAAAGAAGATACTCCAGCTATCCGTGGTATGGTTAATGCAGTATCACACTTGGTAACTGTTGAAGAAGCATAA
- the rpsK gene encoding 30S ribosomal protein S11 gives MAKPTRKRRVKKNIESGVAHIHATFNNTIVMITDVHGNALAWSSAGALGFKGSRKSTPFAAQMAAEAAAKSAQEHGVKTVEVTVKGPGSGRESAIRALAAAGLEVTSIRDVTPVPHNGARPPKRRRV, from the coding sequence TTGGCTAAACCAACACGTAAACGTCGTGTGAAAAAGAACATCGAATCTGGTGTTGCACATATTCACGCTACATTCAATAACACAATTGTTATGATTACAGATGTGCATGGTAACGCTCTTGCATGGTCATCAGCTGGTGCACTTGGTTTTAAAGGATCACGTAAATCTACACCATTTGCTGCTCAAATGGCTGCTGAAGCTGCCGCTAAATCAGCACAAGAACATGGTGTTAAAACAGTTGAAGTTACTGTAAAAGGTCCTGGTTCAGGTCGTGAATCTGCTATTCGTGCTCTTGCAGCAGCTGGTCTTGAAGTAACATCAATCCGTGATGTAACACCTGTACCACACAATGGTGCTCGTCCTCCAAAACGTCGTCGTGTATAA
- the infA gene encoding translation initiation factor IF-1 has product MAKEDVIEIEGKVVETMPNAMFTVELENGHQILATVSGKIRKNYIRILVGDRVTVEMSPYDLTRGRITYRFK; this is encoded by the coding sequence GTGGCAAAAGAAGATGTGATTGAAATTGAAGGCAAAGTCGTTGAAACGATGCCTAATGCTATGTTTACTGTCGAGTTGGAAAATGGACATCAGATTTTAGCAACCGTATCAGGAAAAATCCGTAAAAACTATATTCGTATTTTAGTAGGTGACCGAGTTACAGTTGAGATGAGTCCTTATGATCTTACTCGTGGTCGTATCACATACCGCTTTAAATAA
- the rpmG gene encoding 50S ribosomal protein L33: protein MVQKKASLACVDCGSRNYSIAVSSNPKPTRLEVNKFCKHCKQYTLHKETR from the coding sequence ATGGTACAGAAAAAAGCAAGTCTAGCGTGTGTTGATTGCGGCAGTCGCAATTACTCTATTGCTGTCAGCAGCAATCCAAAACCCACACGACTAGAGGTTAATAAATTTTGTAAACATTGTAAACAGTACACCCTACACAAGGAAACACGCTAG
- a CDS encoding RluA family pseudouridine synthase, with protein MTFQVQFQNPYQKLSVKELLEDKLLIPRKIRYFLRTKKHVLINNQPINWQSSVEHGDDVTLIFDDDDYPAKTILFGDKQLVQPVYEDEHFIIVNKPEGMKTHANQPNELALLNHVSAYAGQTCYVVHRLDKETSGLVLFAKNPFILPILNRMLEKKAIKRYYWALVDGKTLPKTITYKDKIGRHRHDRRKRIVDNKHGQTAITHLKRLKTYPKNQLVECQLDTGRTHQIRVHLSYNEHPIIGDPLYHPHPKGRLMLHAYKLTLTHPMTGQQLSFQAKSDSFEQKLNTQA; from the coding sequence ATGACATTTCAAGTACAATTTCAAAACCCTTACCAAAAACTCAGCGTCAAAGAATTGCTTGAGGACAAGCTACTCATACCCAGAAAAATCCGCTATTTCCTGCGCACCAAAAAGCATGTACTCATCAATAACCAGCCTATCAATTGGCAAAGCAGCGTTGAACACGGAGATGATGTCACCCTCATATTTGATGACGATGATTATCCCGCTAAGACTATTTTATTTGGTGATAAACAGCTGGTCCAGCCTGTATATGAGGATGAACACTTTATCATTGTCAATAAACCCGAAGGCATGAAAACCCATGCCAACCAGCCAAACGAGCTAGCACTTCTCAATCACGTCTCTGCTTATGCCGGACAGACCTGCTATGTCGTCCATAGACTTGATAAGGAAACCAGCGGACTTGTCCTCTTTGCCAAAAATCCTTTCATCCTCCCGATTCTCAATCGTATGCTAGAAAAAAAGGCGATTAAACGCTATTATTGGGCGCTTGTGGATGGAAAAACACTGCCTAAAACCATCACCTACAAGGATAAAATCGGACGACACCGCCACGACCGTAGAAAACGCATTGTTGACAACAAACACGGACAAACTGCCATCACACACCTAAAACGCCTCAAAACCTACCCAAAAAACCAGCTTGTAGAATGCCAACTAGACACAGGACGCACCCATCAAATACGTGTGCACCTCTCCTATAATGAACATCCTATTATCGGAGATCCCCTTTACCACCCTCACCCCAAAGGACGTCTCATGCTACACGCCTATAAGCTCACACTGACACATCCTATGACAGGGCAGCAACTTTCTTTTCAAGCAAAATCAGATAGTTTTGAGCAAAAACTAAACACCCAAGCTTAG
- the rplQ gene encoding 50S ribosomal protein L17: MAYRKLGRTSSQRKAMLRDLTTDLLINESIVTTEARAKEIRKTVEKMITLGKRGDLHARRQAAAFVRNEIASENYDEATDKYTATTALQKLFDDIAPRYTERNGGYTRILKTEPRRGDAAPMAIIELV; the protein is encoded by the coding sequence ATGGCTTACCGTAAACTAGGACGTACTAGCTCACAACGTAAAGCAATGCTTCGTGATTTGACAACTGATCTTCTTATCAATGAATCAATCGTTACAACTGAAGCTCGTGCTAAAGAAATCCGTAAAACAGTTGAAAAGATGATTACTCTTGGTAAACGTGGTGATTTGCACGCTCGTCGTCAAGCTGCTGCTTTTGTTCGTAACGAAATCGCAAGCGAAAACTATGATGAAGCAACTGATAAGTACACTGCTACTACAGCACTTCAAAAATTGTTCGATGATATTGCACCTCGTTATACTGAACGCAACGGTGGATACACTCGTATCCTTAAAACAGAACCACGTCGTGGTGATGCAGCACCAATGGCTATCATTGAATTAGTTTAA
- the rplF gene encoding 50S ribosomal protein L6, which yields MSRIGNKVITLPAGVEITNNDNVVTVKGPKGELTREFNKNIEIKVEGNEVSLHRPNDSKEMKTIHGTTRANLNNMVVGVSEGFKKELEMRGVGYRAQLQGSKLVLSVGKSHQDEVVAPEGITFEVPTPTTINVLGINKEVVGQTAAYIRSLRAPEPYKGKGIRYVGEYVRRKEGKTGK from the coding sequence ATGTCACGTATTGGTAATAAAGTAATCACATTGCCTGCTGGTGTTGAAATCACTAACAATGACAATGTTGTTACTGTAAAAGGTCCTAAAGGTGAACTTACTCGTGAGTTCAACAAAAACATTGAAATTAAAGTTGAAGGTAATGAAGTTTCTCTTCACCGTCCAAACGACTCTAAAGAAATGAAAACAATCCATGGTACAACTCGTGCAAACTTGAACAACATGGTTGTTGGTGTTTCTGAAGGGTTCAAAAAAGAACTTGAAATGCGCGGTGTCGGATATCGTGCTCAACTTCAAGGTAGCAAATTGGTTCTTTCAGTTGGTAAATCTCACCAAGACGAAGTTGTTGCTCCAGAAGGCATCACTTTTGAAGTTCCAACACCTACAACAATCAATGTATTAGGTATCAACAAAGAAGTTGTTGGACAAACAGCAGCTTACATCCGTAGCCTTCGTGCTCCAGAACCTTACAAAGGTAAAGGTATCCGCTACGTTGGTGAATACGTACGCCGCAAAGAAGGTAAAACTGGTAAATAA
- the rplO gene encoding 50S ribosomal protein L15 — protein MKLHELKPAQGSRKVRNRVGRGTSSGNGKTSGRGQKGQKARSGGGVRPGFEGGQTPLFRRLPKRGFTNVNAKEYALVNLDQLNVFEDGTEVTPALLKEAGIVRNFKSGVKVLGNGELTKKLTVKAAKFSKSAEAAITAKGGSIEVI, from the coding sequence ATGAAACTTCATGAATTGAAACCTGCTCAAGGTTCACGTAAAGTTCGTAATCGTGTTGGTCGCGGAACATCATCAGGTAACGGTAAAACATCTGGTCGCGGTCAAAAAGGTCAAAAAGCACGTAGCGGTGGTGGCGTACGCCCAGGATTTGAAGGTGGACAAACTCCTCTTTTCCGTCGTTTGCCAAAACGTGGATTTACTAACGTAAACGCTAAAGAATACGCACTTGTAAATCTTGATCAGCTTAACGTCTTTGAAGATGGTACTGAAGTAACACCAGCTCTTCTTAAAGAAGCAGGTATCGTTCGTAACTTCAAATCAGGTGTTAAAGTTCTTGGGAATGGTGAATTAACTAAAAAACTAACAGTTAAAGCAGCTAAATTCTCAAAATCTGCGGAAGCAGCGATTACTGCTAAGGGTGGTTCAATCGAAGTCATTTAA
- the secY gene encoding preprotein translocase subunit SecY — translation MFFKLLKDAFKVKNVRKKILFTIFIIFVFRLGTTITVPSINARNLDQLRDLPFLNMLNLVSGNALKNFSVFSMGVSPYITASIIVQLLQMDIYPKFVEWGKQGEVGRRKLNQATRYISVVFAFIQSIGITYSFDRLSSVGIVKSPSPSTFLLIGAIMTAGSVIVTWLGDQITDKGFGNGVSMIIFAGIISSIPDSLTSIYEDFFVNVRSSQLTQSYIIVGLLVLAVLGIIFFTTFVQQAEYKIPIQYTKLAQGAPTSSYLPLKVNPAGVIPVIFASSITTIPSTIIPFFENGRDIPWLVKLQEILNFQSPTGMLIYAVLIVLFSFFYTFVQVNPEKTAENLQKNGSYIPSVRPGRETEQYMSSLLKKLATVGSVFLAFISLTPIAAQQIFELSSGIALGGTSLLILISTGIESMKQLEGYLLKRKYVGFMNTDVN, via the coding sequence ATGTTCTTTAAACTGCTTAAAGATGCATTTAAGGTTAAAAATGTTCGCAAGAAGATTTTGTTTACAATCTTTATCATCTTTGTTTTTAGACTTGGAACGACAATCACGGTTCCTAGTATCAATGCTAGAAACTTAGACCAACTGCGAGATTTACCATTTCTAAATATGCTTAATCTGGTCAGTGGTAATGCTTTGAAAAACTTCTCAGTTTTCTCAATGGGGGTCAGCCCTTACATTACCGCATCCATTATCGTTCAACTCTTGCAAATGGATATCTATCCTAAATTTGTCGAATGGGGCAAGCAAGGTGAAGTTGGTCGAAGAAAGCTAAACCAAGCGACACGCTATATTTCGGTAGTATTTGCATTTATCCAATCTATTGGAATTACTTATAGTTTTGACCGCTTGTCCTCAGTTGGGATTGTCAAATCACCAAGTCCAAGCACTTTTCTTTTGATTGGTGCGATAATGACAGCAGGTAGTGTCATTGTGACATGGCTGGGAGATCAAATTACTGATAAAGGTTTTGGGAATGGTGTTTCCATGATCATCTTTGCAGGGATCATCTCATCAATACCTGATTCACTCACATCTATCTACGAAGACTTCTTTGTCAATGTACGAAGTAGTCAGTTGACACAGTCTTACATCATCGTAGGTTTATTGGTTCTTGCAGTGTTGGGAATTATCTTCTTTACGACATTTGTCCAACAGGCAGAATACAAAATTCCAATCCAATATACCAAATTGGCACAAGGTGCTCCGACAAGTTCTTATCTTCCACTAAAAGTTAATCCAGCCGGCGTTATTCCCGTTATCTTTGCTAGCTCGATTACAACAATTCCAAGTACCATTATTCCATTCTTTGAAAATGGTCGTGATATTCCTTGGTTGGTAAAACTTCAAGAAATCCTTAATTTCCAATCACCAACAGGTATGCTTATCTATGCCGTGTTGATTGTTCTGTTCTCATTCTTCTACACGTTTGTCCAAGTCAATCCTGAAAAGACAGCGGAAAACTTACAGAAAAATGGTTCCTATATTCCAAGTGTTCGTCCGGGACGTGAAACAGAGCAGTATATGTCATCACTTTTGAAGAAGTTAGCAACGGTTGGGTCAGTCTTTCTCGCTTTCATTTCTTTGACCCCAATTGCAGCACAGCAAATCTTTGAGCTATCATCTGGTATCGCTCTTGGAGGAACAAGTCTTCTTATCTTGATTTCTACTGGTATTGAAAGTATGAAACAATTGGAAGGTTACCTTCTTAAGAGAAAGTATGTTGGCTTTATGAATACTGATGTTAACTAG
- the nusG gene encoding transcription termination/antitermination protein NusG — protein MLDSFDKGWFVLQTYSGYENKVKENLLQRAQTYNMMDNILRVEIPTQTVNVEKNGKVKEVEENRFPGYVLVEMVMTDEAWFVVRNTPNVTGFVGSHGNRSKPTPLLEEEIRSILISMGQTVDVFDTNIKEGDVVQIVDGAFTGQEGRVVEIDGNKVKLMISMFGSETQAEVELYQIAEL, from the coding sequence ATGCTAGATAGTTTTGATAAGGGCTGGTTTGTGTTGCAAACCTACTCAGGATATGAAAATAAAGTCAAAGAAAACCTCCTCCAACGTGCGCAGACCTACAATATGATGGACAACATCTTGCGTGTGGAAATCCCAACGCAAACGGTCAATGTGGAAAAAAACGGTAAGGTCAAAGAGGTTGAGGAAAACCGTTTTCCTGGTTATGTCCTAGTTGAGATGGTCATGACCGATGAAGCTTGGTTTGTTGTGCGTAATACACCAAACGTTACAGGATTTGTCGGCTCACACGGGAACCGTTCAAAACCAACACCACTCTTGGAAGAAGAAATCCGCTCTATCCTCATCTCAATGGGGCAAACCGTTGATGTCTTTGATACCAACATCAAAGAAGGCGATGTGGTGCAAATCGTTGATGGAGCTTTCACTGGTCAAGAAGGACGTGTGGTTGAGATTGATGGTAACAAGGTCAAATTGATGATTAGCATGTTCGGCTCAGAAACACAAGCTGAAGTGGAACTCTACCAAATTGCAGAACTTTAA
- the rplR gene encoding 50S ribosomal protein L18: protein MISKPDKNKIRQKRHKRVRGKLSGTADRPRLNVFRSNTGIYAQVIDDVAGVTLASASTLDKEVSKGTKTEQAVVVGKLVAERAVAKGISEVVFDRGGYLYHGRVKALADSARENGLKF from the coding sequence GTGATTTCGAAACCAGATAAAAATAAAATCCGCCAAAAACGCCACAAACGCGTTCGCGGTAAACTCTCTGGAACTGCTGATCGCCCACGTTTGAACGTATTCCGTTCTAATACAGGCATCTACGCTCAAGTAATTGATGACGTAGCGGGTGTAACGCTCGCAAGTGCATCAACTCTTGACAAGGAAGTTTCAAAAGGAACTAAAACAGAACAAGCCGTTGTAGTCGGTAAACTTGTTGCTGAACGTGCAGTAGCTAAAGGTATTTCTGAAGTGGTGTTTGACCGCGGTGGATATCTCTATCACGGACGTGTAAAAGCTTTGGCTGACTCAGCTCGTGAAAACGGATTGAAATTCTAA